From a region of the Gordonia sp. PP30 genome:
- a CDS encoding TetR/AcrR family transcriptional regulator, with the protein MAYRQTEATRASAQAKRDAMLAAARELVGEAGFAGATVAAIAARCGVSVGSVYSYFDNRDALLAEVFRESAEYEFACVRRAVDAARPDAGAQLAALIDTFADRALRGRRTAWSLLFEPVIPAVDAERLRLRQSYRDLGERIIGDGIESGLLIRQDVPVVAGAVMGAISEALIGALNPDLAGVVDRGDQAALVATIRRFCFRALGARPFPE; encoded by the coding sequence GTGGCCTACCGGCAGACCGAGGCGACCCGCGCCAGCGCGCAGGCCAAACGCGATGCGATGCTCGCCGCCGCCCGCGAACTGGTCGGCGAAGCGGGCTTCGCCGGGGCGACGGTCGCCGCGATCGCCGCGCGCTGCGGCGTCAGCGTCGGCTCGGTGTACTCCTACTTCGACAACCGCGACGCCCTGCTCGCCGAGGTGTTCCGGGAGTCCGCCGAATACGAGTTCGCCTGCGTGCGACGGGCCGTCGACGCGGCCCGGCCCGACGCCGGGGCGCAATTGGCCGCGCTGATCGACACCTTCGCCGACCGGGCGTTGCGCGGTCGGCGCACGGCCTGGTCGCTGCTCTTCGAGCCGGTGATCCCGGCGGTCGACGCGGAGCGGCTCCGGCTGCGGCAGAGCTACCGCGACCTCGGCGAACGGATCATCGGCGACGGCATCGAGTCCGGTCTGCTGATCCGGCAGGACGTGCCGGTGGTCGCCGGTGCGGTGATGGGTGCCATCTCCGAGGCACTCATCGGCGCGCTGAACCCCGATCTGGCCGGCGTCGTCGATCGTGGCGATCAGGCCGCGCTGGTCGCCACGATCCGCCGCTTCTGCTTCCGGGCTCTCGGAGCCCGCCCGTTCCCCGAATAG
- a CDS encoding P-II family nitrogen regulator, with protein sequence MKLITAIIKPFTLEDVKSALEELGIVGMTVSEVQGYGRQKGHTEVYRGAEYAVDFVPKVRVEVVVDDEDADQVTDAIVEAARTGKIGDGKVWVSPVEKVIRVRTGERGSEAL encoded by the coding sequence ATGAAGCTGATCACCGCCATCATCAAGCCGTTCACCCTGGAGGACGTCAAGTCCGCCCTGGAGGAACTCGGAATCGTCGGTATGACGGTCAGCGAGGTGCAGGGCTACGGCCGCCAGAAGGGACACACCGAGGTCTACCGCGGTGCCGAGTACGCCGTCGACTTCGTCCCGAAGGTGCGCGTCGAGGTCGTCGTCGACGACGAGGACGCCGACCAGGTGACCGACGCGATCGTGGAGGCGGCCCGGACCGGCAAGATCGGCGACGGCAAGGTGTGGGTGTCGCCGGTCGAGAAAGTGATCCGGGTGCGTACCGGTGAACGCGGCAGCGAAGCTCTCTGA
- a CDS encoding ammonium transporter, which produces MTTALPESVFGTFDTGDTAWVIMSAALVLLMTPALAFFYGGLCRGKSVLNMMMMSFAALATVSIIYVLFGFSMSFGNSLTGSNDIAGLFSNPFALWGSDQLMATKVVDGATHVVMWGSTGIPAIVFMAFQLTFAVITVALISGAIAERAKFSTWVLFTILFTVIVYLPLAHMVWGGGLMSNAKTGFAAWMFGVTDGEANVAPIDFAGGTVVHINAGMAGLVLALVVGKRMGFGRTAYRPHNIPFVMLGAALLWFGWFGFNAGSELGADATAGLVWVNTTVATAAAIIGWLAVEWFRDGHATSVGAASGIVAGLVAITPACGALTPSGSIGLGVVAGVLSALAIGLKNKLGYDDSLDVVGVHLVSGLWGTVAIGLLAKDSGLFYGHNPKQLAVQVVIALFALVFTGVLTTIIAYALKPLGWRVDREAEATGIDSAEHAETAYEPA; this is translated from the coding sequence GTGACCACGGCTTTACCCGAGAGCGTCTTCGGAACGTTCGATACCGGTGACACCGCCTGGGTGATCATGAGCGCGGCACTCGTGCTGCTGATGACCCCGGCCCTGGCCTTCTTCTACGGAGGCCTGTGCCGCGGCAAGTCGGTGCTCAACATGATGATGATGTCGTTCGCCGCGTTGGCGACCGTCTCGATCATCTACGTCCTGTTCGGCTTCTCGATGTCGTTCGGCAACTCGCTGACCGGCAGCAACGACATCGCCGGTCTGTTCTCGAACCCGTTCGCGCTGTGGGGATCCGACCAGTTGATGGCCACCAAGGTCGTCGACGGCGCGACCCACGTGGTGATGTGGGGGAGCACCGGGATCCCGGCGATCGTCTTCATGGCCTTCCAGCTGACCTTCGCGGTGATCACCGTCGCGCTGATCAGCGGCGCGATCGCCGAGCGCGCCAAGTTCTCCACCTGGGTTCTCTTCACCATCTTGTTCACCGTGATCGTCTACCTGCCGCTGGCGCACATGGTGTGGGGCGGCGGCCTGATGTCGAACGCCAAGACCGGCTTCGCCGCCTGGATGTTCGGCGTCACCGACGGTGAGGCGAACGTCGCGCCGATCGACTTCGCCGGCGGCACCGTGGTGCACATCAACGCCGGTATGGCCGGCCTGGTGCTGGCGCTGGTGGTCGGCAAGCGGATGGGCTTCGGTCGCACCGCGTACCGCCCGCACAACATCCCGTTCGTCATGCTCGGTGCGGCGCTGCTGTGGTTCGGCTGGTTCGGCTTCAACGCCGGCAGTGAGCTCGGCGCCGACGCCACCGCAGGCCTGGTCTGGGTCAACACCACCGTCGCCACCGCGGCGGCGATCATCGGCTGGCTCGCGGTGGAGTGGTTCCGCGACGGTCACGCCACCTCGGTGGGCGCCGCGTCGGGCATCGTCGCCGGCCTGGTCGCCATCACCCCGGCCTGCGGGGCGCTGACCCCGTCCGGCTCGATCGGCCTCGGCGTCGTCGCCGGTGTGCTGTCGGCACTGGCCATCGGCCTGAAGAACAAGCTCGGCTACGACGACTCGCTCGACGTGGTCGGCGTCCACCTGGTGTCCGGCCTGTGGGGCACCGTCGCCATCGGCCTGCTGGCCAAGGACAGCGGCCTGTTCTACGGCCACAACCCCAAGCAGCTCGCGGTACAGGTGGTGATCGCGCTGTTCGCGCTGGTCTTCACCGGAGTGCTGACCACGATCATCGCCTACGCCCTGAAGCCGCTCGGCTGGCGCGTCGACCGGGAGGCCGAGGCCACCGGCATCGACTCCGCCGAGCACGCCGAGACCGCGTACGAGCCGGCGTGA
- the ftsY gene encoding signal recognition particle-docking protein FtsY yields MNTQVIIGIVIAVVLLVALIGGAGYALQRRRRITLTPPETREVDGTREADKSGGYQAGSGFSFSQGGTAVAEKPEPTPEPAKKGPESVADEAERILAGAESEPITPVADDPIAQLPGTEVESLDDAMVVEEAAEAARVETGVEPGVQPDEQVAPEPEPEPAAEEPEEAAPAAPVRDEIAPTEGRLSRLRGRLARSQGAIGTSMLGLLGAGDLDEDSWEEIEDTLVMADLGTAATTAVVDGLRAELATGKVRSAADARAALHRVLVEQLHPELDRSVRALPHAGGPAVVLVVGVNGVGKTTTTGKLARVLVADGRRVLLGAADTFRAAAADQLQTWGERVGAGIVRGKEGADPASVAFDAVSTGIDEGVDVVLVDTAGRLHTKTGLMDELGKVKRVVEKKTPVDEVLLVLDATVGQNGLTQAKVFAEVVDLTGVVLTKLDGTAKGGIVFRIQEELGVPVKLVGLGEGADDLAPFEPGAFVDALL; encoded by the coding sequence GTGAACACTCAAGTCATCATCGGCATCGTCATCGCCGTCGTCCTGCTGGTCGCGCTGATCGGCGGCGCCGGTTACGCGCTGCAGCGGCGCCGCCGGATCACCCTGACGCCGCCGGAGACCCGGGAGGTCGACGGCACCCGCGAGGCCGACAAGTCGGGCGGCTATCAGGCCGGATCCGGGTTCTCGTTCAGTCAGGGCGGCACGGCCGTCGCCGAGAAGCCGGAGCCGACGCCCGAGCCCGCGAAGAAGGGGCCGGAGAGCGTCGCCGACGAGGCCGAGCGGATCCTCGCCGGCGCCGAATCCGAGCCGATCACCCCGGTCGCCGACGACCCGATCGCCCAGCTGCCCGGCACCGAGGTGGAGAGTCTCGACGACGCGATGGTCGTCGAGGAGGCCGCCGAGGCCGCGCGCGTGGAGACCGGCGTGGAGCCGGGGGTACAGCCGGACGAGCAGGTCGCGCCGGAGCCGGAGCCCGAACCCGCCGCGGAGGAGCCCGAGGAAGCCGCTCCCGCGGCCCCGGTCCGCGACGAGATCGCCCCGACCGAGGGCCGGCTGTCCCGCCTGCGCGGACGACTCGCCCGCTCGCAGGGCGCCATCGGCACCTCCATGCTGGGCCTGCTGGGCGCCGGTGACCTCGACGAGGACAGCTGGGAGGAGATCGAGGACACCCTGGTGATGGCCGACCTCGGCACCGCGGCGACCACCGCGGTGGTCGACGGCCTGCGCGCCGAACTCGCGACCGGCAAGGTCCGCTCCGCCGCCGACGCCCGCGCGGCGCTGCACCGCGTGCTCGTCGAGCAGCTGCATCCCGAACTGGACCGCTCGGTCCGCGCGCTCCCGCACGCCGGTGGTCCGGCCGTCGTGCTGGTGGTGGGCGTCAACGGGGTCGGCAAGACGACGACCACCGGCAAACTGGCCCGCGTGCTGGTCGCCGACGGACGACGCGTCCTGCTGGGCGCCGCCGACACCTTCCGCGCCGCCGCGGCCGACCAGCTGCAGACCTGGGGCGAGCGCGTCGGTGCCGGGATCGTCCGCGGCAAGGAGGGCGCCGATCCCGCGTCGGTCGCCTTCGACGCCGTGAGCACGGGCATCGACGAGGGCGTGGACGTGGTGCTGGTCGACACCGCCGGGCGCCTGCACACCAAGACCGGCCTGATGGACGAGCTGGGCAAGGTCAAGCGCGTGGTGGAGAAGAAGACCCCGGTCGACGAGGTGCTGCTGGTGCTCGACGCCACCGTCGGACAGAACGGCCTGACCCAGGCGAAGGTCTTCGCCGAGGTGGTCGACCTGACCGGGGTGGTGCTCACCAAGCTCGACGGCACCGCCAAGGGCGGCATCGTCTTCCGGATCCAGGAAGAACTCGGTGTCCCGGTGAAGCTGGTGGGCCTGGGGGAGGGCGCCGACGATCTGGCGCCGTTCGAGCCCGGCGCCTTCGTCGACGCGCTGCTGTAG
- a CDS encoding acyl-CoA dehydrogenase family protein: MAATHHVFNQAPPRVGVNEYTSHTALTEAVNVYGGGWATDALVEAGALVGTAGFQRDAELANTILPKLHTHDRWGNRIDDVEFHPAYHRIIGDAIAHGAHTSCWSDPRPGAHVARAAMFMQFGQIEPGHACPVSMTHAVVPSLRVDPALAERWLPRVFSTDYRHDLGATDPSTGLREPKHSAIFGMAMTEKQGGSDVRANTTRAVEQSDGTYLITGHKWFCSAPQSDAFLVLANTEPGVTCFVVPRVLPDGTRNVFNVQRLKDKLGNKSNASSEVEFDGTVGWRLGDEGAGVRTIIEMVNQTRLDCILGSAAGMRQSVAEAAWHVRNRSAFGATLIDQPAMTAVIADLQVEAEAAIWTGMRLAAAYDDDSADSAAFRRLATAVGKYWVCKRGPGHAYEALECLGGNGYTETGFPLARRYREQPVMAVWEGSGNVIALDVLRAMMRDPQSVEAVDAEFERSLGVYRDYDLHVERTRKLVAQAAADPAGAPALARRLTESMAIALQGAVLIQQAPPAVTEAFVAGRIADPGHLYGVLEQNLDLAAIAARA; this comes from the coding sequence ATGGCAGCCACCCACCACGTGTTCAACCAGGCCCCGCCCCGCGTCGGCGTCAACGAGTACACCAGCCACACCGCGCTCACCGAGGCGGTGAACGTCTACGGCGGCGGCTGGGCCACCGACGCGCTCGTCGAGGCCGGTGCGCTGGTCGGCACCGCCGGTTTCCAGCGGGACGCCGAACTGGCGAACACGATCCTGCCGAAGCTGCACACCCACGACCGGTGGGGGAACCGCATCGACGACGTCGAGTTCCATCCCGCCTACCACCGCATCATCGGCGACGCCATCGCCCACGGCGCGCACACCAGCTGCTGGTCGGACCCGCGACCGGGCGCGCATGTGGCCCGCGCGGCGATGTTCATGCAGTTCGGGCAGATCGAACCCGGCCACGCGTGCCCGGTGAGCATGACGCACGCCGTGGTGCCGTCACTGCGGGTGGACCCGGCACTGGCCGAACGGTGGCTGCCGCGCGTCTTCTCGACGGACTACCGGCACGATCTCGGCGCCACGGACCCTTCGACGGGGCTCCGGGAGCCGAAACACTCGGCCATCTTCGGTATGGCGATGACCGAGAAGCAGGGCGGGTCGGACGTGCGCGCCAACACCACCAGGGCCGTCGAGCAGTCCGACGGCACCTACCTGATCACCGGGCACAAGTGGTTCTGCTCGGCGCCGCAATCCGACGCGTTCCTGGTGCTGGCCAACACCGAGCCGGGGGTCACGTGTTTCGTGGTGCCGCGGGTGCTGCCGGACGGGACGCGCAACGTGTTCAACGTGCAGCGCCTCAAGGACAAGCTGGGCAACAAGTCGAACGCGTCGAGCGAGGTCGAGTTCGACGGCACCGTCGGCTGGCGGCTCGGCGACGAGGGCGCGGGTGTGCGGACGATCATCGAGATGGTGAACCAGACCCGGCTGGACTGCATCCTCGGCAGCGCCGCGGGGATGCGGCAGTCCGTCGCCGAGGCCGCCTGGCATGTCCGGAACCGGTCGGCGTTCGGCGCGACCCTGATCGACCAGCCGGCGATGACCGCGGTGATCGCCGACCTGCAAGTGGAGGCCGAGGCCGCCATCTGGACCGGCATGCGCCTGGCCGCCGCGTACGACGACGACTCGGCGGATTCGGCGGCCTTCCGCCGGCTCGCCACCGCGGTCGGCAAGTACTGGGTCTGCAAGCGCGGTCCCGGCCACGCCTACGAGGCGCTCGAATGCCTCGGCGGCAACGGCTACACCGAGACCGGTTTCCCGCTCGCCCGGCGCTACCGGGAGCAGCCGGTGATGGCCGTCTGGGAGGGGTCGGGCAATGTGATCGCCCTCGACGTGCTGCGCGCCATGATGCGCGACCCGCAGTCGGTGGAGGCCGTCGACGCGGAGTTCGAGCGGTCACTGGGCGTCTACCGCGACTACGACCTGCACGTCGAACGGACCCGCAAGCTCGTCGCCCAGGCCGCCGCCGATCCCGCGGGTGCTCCGGCGCTGGCCCGTCGTCTCACCGAATCGATGGCGATCGCGCTGCAGGGCGCGGTGCTGATCCAGCAGGCGCCGCCGGCGGTGACCGAGGCCTTCGTGGCCGGCCGGATCGCCGATCCCGGGCACCTGTACGGCGTGCTCGAGCAGAACCTCGATCTGGCCGCGATCGCCGCACGCGCCTGA